Sequence from the Amycolatopsis sp. NBC_00345 genome:
TTGAGCCGGCTGGCCCGGTTGACCAGGCTGGCCGAGTTGAGCTGGCGGACCGGACTGAGCAGGCTGGCCCGGTTGAGCCGACGGACCGGGTCGGCCAGGCGAGCCGGGCGTCGGGCCCGCCTGCCCGAAACCGTTCGCCGGCACGATCCGCGTGGCGGCGCGGTAGCCGGGATCCGCGGGCACCGTGCCGAACTGCCAGGCGCCGCCGGGCCGGGTCCACTGCACCGGCTGCCCGGGGACGAGCAGCCACGAAGTGCCGTCCGGTCCCGCCAGCAATGTCGTGCGGCCCTGTGTGGCTTCCGCCTGGGCCGCCTGGAACGCGTCCCACCCCGCGCGCGTCATTTCCGCCCCGCTCCCCCCGTGCCGGTTCCCTCGGCACGACAGCATAGGGGCGTCGTCCGACGGCGGTGATCACCAGTTCAAGGCCGCGCTCATCTGCTTGTCCATGATGGGGGACAACGTGGTCAGGAAGGTCGCGGTGACGTGGTTGTCGTCCATGTAGACGAGCACGTTGCCGACCACGGCCGGGCAGGTGTCCGCTTCGCAGAAGTAGTCCGTGAAGTCCAGGAAGGACACGTTGCCCGGAACGTTCGGCACCGTGGCGTAGGGCGCGACCGGCGGCAGCACGTCGTCGCGGTCGCGGCTGCAGCCCGGGTCGGACGGGGTCCGCTCGGCGACGCAGGCGGCCATGTCGAAGCCGAACCGCGGGTTGTCGCGCAGCGCCACCACGGGGATGCCGGCCCGGTCCAGCCTCGACCACCGGTCGAGGAAGCCCTGCGGAGTGGTCTCGGTGATCCCGGCGCCCACGTTCAGGCTGCCCAGCGTCACGACGGCGTCCGGGCGCATCGCCACGATCTCGGCGGCCGCGGCCTTGTTCCAGTCGAGGCAGGGCTGGTCGCCCGGCATCAGGTCGGCGGTGGCGGAGAACGGGCAGGCGCCCTTGAGCATCGAGGTGACCTGCCAGCCCTTGCTCTGGACCAGCGGCAGGAACGCGGCGAGGTACTGCTGCATGTGCGAGTCGCCGACCAGCACCACCCGCTTGGCGGGCCGTCCGGCCGGGTCCTGCGTGCAGACTTTCAGCTCGTCGTCGCGCGGTGACGTCGTGCACTGGTCCTCGGGGATGCCGGCCCAGTCCTCGGGCAGCTTCAGCGTGGGCGGCACGACCGACGGCGACGGCGAGCCGCGGTAGACGAAGCCCGGGCTGTGCGCGACGGCGCCGGGGTGGTCGGCGTCGCCGAGCGCGATGGAGTAGTTGGCCTCCGCCGTGGTGTACCCGCCCCAGACGCCGGCGGCGACCAGCACCGGGGCCAGCGCGAGGAGGCCGAACCGGTAGGCGCCCCAGCGCTTCACGGAGCCGATCTTCGACAGCCGGATCGGGTTCTCGACGAAGTGGTAGGTCAGGATCGAGAGCCCGAACGACACCCCGAGCACCACCGCGCCGCCGAGCGGGCCGACGGCGTCGCGGCCGCGCACGATCAGGTAGAACACCAGCACCGGCCAGTGCCACAGGTAGAGCGAAAAGCTGATGTTTCCCAAGTAGCCCAACGGTTTGGAGCTCAGCCAGCGGTCGGCGCCGAAGCCGCTGCCGGTCTGGCCGGCCACCAGCACCAGGCCCGCCGACAGCGTCGGCCACAGCGCGATGAAGCCCGGGAAGACGGTGTCGACGCGCAGCACGATGCCGCACAGCACGAGCCCGGCGACGCCGGCCCAGCCGAGCACGATGCGCAGCCGGCGCGGCAGCGTGACGGCGTCGAGGAACATCGCCATCAGGCCGCCGAGCGCGAACTCCCAGACGCGGGTGAGGCCGTGGAAGTAGGCCAGCGGCTGGTCGGCCGCGGTGAGGTGGACCGAGTACGCCAGCGAAGCGGCGAACAGCGTCACCAGCATGACGTTCACGGTGCGGCGCAGCGGCCAGCCGAAGCGGCGCACGGCGAGGCCGAGCGCGACGAAGACCACCGGCCACAGCAGGTAGAACTGGCCCTGGATGGACAGCGACCAGAAGTGCTGGACGACGCTCGCGCTGTTGTGCTGGGCGAAGTAGTCGACCGAGTCGGCGGCGAGCTGCCAGTTCTCGTAGAACAGCGCGGAGGCGAAGACCTCGCGGATGGTCTGGAACCAGCGGTCCTCGGGCAGCAGCAGCGCCGAGGCCACGGTCACGGTGAGCAGCACGGTCATCGCGGCCGGGAAGAGCCGTTTGATCATCCGGCCCCACATCGGCCGCAGCTCGACCCGCCCCCGCAGCGACGCGCGGTAGAGCTGCCCGGTGATCAGGAAGCCGGAGACCAGGAAGAAGACGTCGACGCCGCCGGAGATCCGGTCCAGCCAGACGTGGTAGACCACCACCAGCAGCGAGGCGAGCGCGCGGACGCCCTGCAGCTCGGGCCGGAACCTCGGCTGCGCGACCGGCGGTGCGGACCGCCCGGGCCGTTCGGCTGTCACCGCCGTGGTCCCGGACATGGGTGCCCCTCCCCTGGTCGCCGCGCCTCGATGCGCGTACTGGCTGGTGCGGTGGCATGCCGTAACGGCACGGTTGAGTGAGGGCACCAGCTATACGTGACGGGCCGGGCGCGGACCCATCCGGGGTCCCCCGATCGAGCCGTCGGCGGCGCCGGGCGCGCGAATGGATATGTTGGGCCGTGTGCCTCCCGACTCAGCCCGCCCGGCCGTCCGCCGCGCCCGGATAGCCGACGTCCGCAAGATCAAAGCGCTGGTCGACTCCGACGCGGGCCGTGTGCTGCTCGAGAAGGAGCTGGTCACGCTGTACGAGGCGATCCAGGAGTTCTGGGTCGTCGTCGACTCCGATGACGACGTGCTCGGCGCCGCCGCGCTCCACGTGCTCTGGGAGGACATCGCCGAGCTGCGCACGGTGGTGGTGGACAAGGCGGCCCGCGGCCGCGGCGTCGGGCACCGGCTCGTCGGGCGGCTCGTCGACGA
This genomic interval carries:
- a CDS encoding acyltransferase family protein, which encodes MSGTTAVTAERPGRSAPPVAQPRFRPELQGVRALASLLVVVYHVWLDRISGGVDVFFLVSGFLITGQLYRASLRGRVELRPMWGRMIKRLFPAAMTVLLTVTVASALLLPEDRWFQTIREVFASALFYENWQLAADSVDYFAQHNSASVVQHFWSLSIQGQFYLLWPVVFVALGLAVRRFGWPLRRTVNVMLVTLFAASLAYSVHLTAADQPLAYFHGLTRVWEFALGGLMAMFLDAVTLPRRLRIVLGWAGVAGLVLCGIVLRVDTVFPGFIALWPTLSAGLVLVAGQTGSGFGADRWLSSKPLGYLGNISFSLYLWHWPVLVFYLIVRGRDAVGPLGGAVVLGVSFGLSILTYHFVENPIRLSKIGSVKRWGAYRFGLLALAPVLVAAGVWGGYTTAEANYSIALGDADHPGAVAHSPGFVYRGSPSPSVVPPTLKLPEDWAGIPEDQCTTSPRDDELKVCTQDPAGRPAKRVVLVGDSHMQQYLAAFLPLVQSKGWQVTSMLKGACPFSATADLMPGDQPCLDWNKAAAAEIVAMRPDAVVTLGSLNVGAGITETTPQGFLDRWSRLDRAGIPVVALRDNPRFGFDMAACVAERTPSDPGCSRDRDDVLPPVAPYATVPNVPGNVSFLDFTDYFCEADTCPAVVGNVLVYMDDNHVTATFLTTLSPIMDKQMSAALNW
- a CDS encoding amino-acid N-acetyltransferase — its product is MLGRVPPDSARPAVRRARIADVRKIKALVDSDAGRVLLEKELVTLYEAIQEFWVVVDSDDDVLGAAALHVLWEDIAELRTVVVDKAARGRGVGHRLVGRLVDEARELGLKRLFVLTFETDFFSGHGFVEIDGTPVSQEVYEEMRRSLDPGVAEFLDLPYVKPNTLGNSRMLLEF